A genome region from Clupea harengus chromosome 7, Ch_v2.0.2, whole genome shotgun sequence includes the following:
- the isl1a gene encoding insulin gene enhancer protein isl-1 isoform X3 codes for MKGATSAQWPKSKAEHKRKKEREKERQTERDREREGEREREWPINAVTRHRSSNTHPSRGAHHSGKIDSSSDSHPQFRLKHTGTKCFHLDLKVDLTPPYFLDMGDMGDPPKKKRLISLCVGCGNQIHDQYILRVSPDLEWHAACLKCAECNQYLDESCTCFVRDGKTYCKRDYIRLYGIKCAKCNIGFSKNDFVMRARSKVYHIECFRCVACSRQLIPGDEFALREDGLFCRADHDVVERATLGAGDPLSPLHPARPLQMAEPISARQPALRPHVHKQPEKTTRVRTVLNEKQLHTLRTCYNANPRPDALMKEQLVEMTSLSPRVIRVWFQNKRCKDKKRSILMKQLQSQAPNDKSNIQGMTGTPMVATSPERHDGGLQANQVEVQSYQAPWKVLSDFALQSEIDQPAFQQLVNFSEGGPGSNSTGSEVASMSSQLPDTPNSMVASPIEA; via the exons ATGAAGGGCGCTACGTCAGCCCAATGGCCAAAGAGTAAAGCTGaacacaagagaaagaaagagagagagaaagagagacagacagaaagagacagagagagggagggagagagagagagagagtggcccaTCAATGCTGTGACCAGGCATCggagctcaaacacacaccccagccgAGGAGCACACCATTCGGGGAAGATCGACAGCTCATCCGACTCTCACCCACAATTCCGACTAAAACACACGGGTACTAAGTGCTTCCACCTCGATTTGAAAGTGGACCTAACACCGCCTTACTTTCTTGACATGGGAGACATGGGGGATCCGCCGAAAA AAAAACGATTAATTTCATTGTGCGTTGGATGTGGGAATCAAATCCATGACCAATACATTCTGCGGGTATCTCCCGACCTGGAATGGCATGCAGCATGTTTGAAGTGCGCCGAATGCAACCAGTATTTGGATGAGTCGTGTACTTGCTTCGTCAGAGATGGGAAAACGTACTGTAAAAGGGACTATATCAG ATTATATGGAATAAAATGCGCAAAATGCAACATCGGCTTCAGCAAGAACGACTTCGTCATGAGAGCTCGCTCGAAGGTGTATCATATTGAGTGTTTCCGATGTGTGGCCTGCAGCCGGCAGCTCATCCCTGGGGACGAGTTTGCTCTTAGGGAGGATGGCCTGTTTTGCCGAGCCGATCACGACGTGGTGGAAAGAGCCACCCTGGGCGCTGGAGACCCCCTTAGCCCATTGCATCCAGCAAGACCCTTACAAATGGCAG AGCCCATTTCTGCCAGACAACCTGCGCTTCGGCCCCACGTCCACAAACAGCCCGAGAAGACAACACGCGTCCGGACAGTGCTAAACGAGAAGCAGCTCCACACGCTACGGACCTGCTACAACGCCAACCCCAGGCCCGATGCACTCATGAAGGAGCAGTTGGTGGAGATGACGAGCCTTAGCCCGCGGGTCATCCGAGTTTGGTTTCAAAACAAGCGGTGCAAGGACAAAAAGAGGAGCATCCTCATGAAACAGCTCCAGTCGCAGGCGCCCAATGACAAATCG AATATCCAGGGGATGACAGGGACGCCCATGGTTGCCACCAGTCCAGAAAGACATGATGGGGGTTTGCAAGCAAACCAGGTGGAGGTGCAAAGTTACCAGGCGCCTTGGAAAGTCCTCAGTGACTTTGCGCTGCAGAGTGAAATCGACCAGCCAGCATTTCAGCAACTG GTAAATTTCTCGGAAGGAGGACCAGGTTCGAACTCGACAGGGAGCGAAGTGGCCTCCATGTCCTCGCAGCTTCCCGACACTCCAAACAGTATGGTGGCGAGTCCCATAGAGGCCTAG
- the isl1a gene encoding insulin gene enhancer protein isl-1 isoform X1: MKGATSAQWPKSKAEHKRKKEREKERQTERDREREGEREREWPINAVTRHRSSNTHPSRGAHHSGKIDSSSDSHPQFRLKHTGTKCFHLDLKVDLTPPYFLDMGDMGDPPKKKRLISLCVGCGNQIHDQYILRVSPDLEWHAACLKCAECNQYLDESCTCFVRDGKTYCKRDYIRLYGIKCAKCNIGFSKNDFVMRARSKVYHIECFRCVACSRQLIPGDEFALREDGLFCRADHDVVERATLGAGDPLSPLHPARPLQMAAEPISARQPALRPHVHKQPEKTTRVRTVLNEKQLHTLRTCYNANPRPDALMKEQLVEMTSLSPRVIRVWFQNKRCKDKKRSILMKQLQSQAPNDKSYIWDYMQNIQGMTGTPMVATSPERHDGGLQANQVEVQSYQAPWKVLSDFALQSEIDQPAFQQLVNFSEGGPGSNSTGSEVASMSSQLPDTPNSMVASPIEA, encoded by the exons ATGAAGGGCGCTACGTCAGCCCAATGGCCAAAGAGTAAAGCTGaacacaagagaaagaaagagagagagaaagagagacagacagaaagagacagagagagggagggagagagagagagagagtggcccaTCAATGCTGTGACCAGGCATCggagctcaaacacacaccccagccgAGGAGCACACCATTCGGGGAAGATCGACAGCTCATCCGACTCTCACCCACAATTCCGACTAAAACACACGGGTACTAAGTGCTTCCACCTCGATTTGAAAGTGGACCTAACACCGCCTTACTTTCTTGACATGGGAGACATGGGGGATCCGCCGAAAA AAAAACGATTAATTTCATTGTGCGTTGGATGTGGGAATCAAATCCATGACCAATACATTCTGCGGGTATCTCCCGACCTGGAATGGCATGCAGCATGTTTGAAGTGCGCCGAATGCAACCAGTATTTGGATGAGTCGTGTACTTGCTTCGTCAGAGATGGGAAAACGTACTGTAAAAGGGACTATATCAG ATTATATGGAATAAAATGCGCAAAATGCAACATCGGCTTCAGCAAGAACGACTTCGTCATGAGAGCTCGCTCGAAGGTGTATCATATTGAGTGTTTCCGATGTGTGGCCTGCAGCCGGCAGCTCATCCCTGGGGACGAGTTTGCTCTTAGGGAGGATGGCCTGTTTTGCCGAGCCGATCACGACGTGGTGGAAAGAGCCACCCTGGGCGCTGGAGACCCCCTTAGCCCATTGCATCCAGCAAGACCCTTACAAATGGCAG CAGAGCCCATTTCTGCCAGACAACCTGCGCTTCGGCCCCACGTCCACAAACAGCCCGAGAAGACAACACGCGTCCGGACAGTGCTAAACGAGAAGCAGCTCCACACGCTACGGACCTGCTACAACGCCAACCCCAGGCCCGATGCACTCATGAAGGAGCAGTTGGTGGAGATGACGAGCCTTAGCCCGCGGGTCATCCGAGTTTGGTTTCAAAACAAGCGGTGCAAGGACAAAAAGAGGAGCATCCTCATGAAACAGCTCCAGTCGCAGGCGCCCAATGACAAATCG TATATCTGGGACTATATGCAGAATATCCAGGGGATGACAGGGACGCCCATGGTTGCCACCAGTCCAGAAAGACATGATGGGGGTTTGCAAGCAAACCAGGTGGAGGTGCAAAGTTACCAGGCGCCTTGGAAAGTCCTCAGTGACTTTGCGCTGCAGAGTGAAATCGACCAGCCAGCATTTCAGCAACTG GTAAATTTCTCGGAAGGAGGACCAGGTTCGAACTCGACAGGGAGCGAAGTGGCCTCCATGTCCTCGCAGCTTCCCGACACTCCAAACAGTATGGTGGCGAGTCCCATAGAGGCCTAG
- the isl1a gene encoding insulin gene enhancer protein isl-1 isoform X2, producing the protein MGDMGDPPKKKRLISLCVGCGNQIHDQYILRVSPDLEWHAACLKCAECNQYLDESCTCFVRDGKTYCKRDYIRLYGIKCAKCNIGFSKNDFVMRARSKVYHIECFRCVACSRQLIPGDEFALREDGLFCRADHDVVERATLGAGDPLSPLHPARPLQMAAEPISARQPALRPHVHKQPEKTTRVRTVLNEKQLHTLRTCYNANPRPDALMKEQLVEMTSLSPRVIRVWFQNKRCKDKKRSILMKQLQSQAPNDKSNIQGMTGTPMVATSPERHDGGLQANQVEVQSYQAPWKVLSDFALQSEIDQPAFQQLVNFSEGGPGSNSTGSEVASMSSQLPDTPNSMVASPIEA; encoded by the exons ATGGGAGACATGGGGGATCCGCCGAAAA AAAAACGATTAATTTCATTGTGCGTTGGATGTGGGAATCAAATCCATGACCAATACATTCTGCGGGTATCTCCCGACCTGGAATGGCATGCAGCATGTTTGAAGTGCGCCGAATGCAACCAGTATTTGGATGAGTCGTGTACTTGCTTCGTCAGAGATGGGAAAACGTACTGTAAAAGGGACTATATCAG ATTATATGGAATAAAATGCGCAAAATGCAACATCGGCTTCAGCAAGAACGACTTCGTCATGAGAGCTCGCTCGAAGGTGTATCATATTGAGTGTTTCCGATGTGTGGCCTGCAGCCGGCAGCTCATCCCTGGGGACGAGTTTGCTCTTAGGGAGGATGGCCTGTTTTGCCGAGCCGATCACGACGTGGTGGAAAGAGCCACCCTGGGCGCTGGAGACCCCCTTAGCCCATTGCATCCAGCAAGACCCTTACAAATGGCAG CAGAGCCCATTTCTGCCAGACAACCTGCGCTTCGGCCCCACGTCCACAAACAGCCCGAGAAGACAACACGCGTCCGGACAGTGCTAAACGAGAAGCAGCTCCACACGCTACGGACCTGCTACAACGCCAACCCCAGGCCCGATGCACTCATGAAGGAGCAGTTGGTGGAGATGACGAGCCTTAGCCCGCGGGTCATCCGAGTTTGGTTTCAAAACAAGCGGTGCAAGGACAAAAAGAGGAGCATCCTCATGAAACAGCTCCAGTCGCAGGCGCCCAATGACAAATCG AATATCCAGGGGATGACAGGGACGCCCATGGTTGCCACCAGTCCAGAAAGACATGATGGGGGTTTGCAAGCAAACCAGGTGGAGGTGCAAAGTTACCAGGCGCCTTGGAAAGTCCTCAGTGACTTTGCGCTGCAGAGTGAAATCGACCAGCCAGCATTTCAGCAACTG GTAAATTTCTCGGAAGGAGGACCAGGTTCGAACTCGACAGGGAGCGAAGTGGCCTCCATGTCCTCGCAGCTTCCCGACACTCCAAACAGTATGGTGGCGAGTCCCATAGAGGCCTAG